TACCAGAAGATCGATGGTGGCATCAATCACCATCAATACAGATGCAGTGCTGAGTGAAATGGGGAGGTCTGGAAGAATACATTTCAGATGGATTCTATGTCCCCATAAAGGTTAAAGCAGGTAAAcaatgtgtgggggggggcaagaaGAAAACAATGATTGTGACCATTTAGATGGCAAGAGGCTAGGGCAGTGGGACAGATAAGAAAGAGCTTTGGAGAGATGCCCTCAAGGTTAAAGGACATTATTTACTCTCTTTAATTATGAGCCTGAGTCTTTAATGGacaggccatctccccagctccatttATCTTTCTTGTTAGACCGCAGAGGGTTATCATTGCTTAAATTGTaccccacacattcacacatatgtgcacatgcacaaacaaactcatacatacacacacacatgcacatgcacgcatgaattcatatacacacacacacacacacacacacacacacacacacacacctctgcaggTATAAGACTTCATGGTGAAAGTGCACTTTCAGATGCAGTGCTGAGTGAAATGGGGAGGTCAGGAAGAATACATTTCAGATGGATTCTATGTCCCCATAAAGGCTAAAGCAGGTGAAATTGCAGAGAAGCAATGTGAAGGTTCTGGGTAGGCTGAGGAACTACCAGGCcacagaccagtggttctcaacctctgggtcaagaccccttggagatcaagtgaccctttcacaaaggtcacatatcagatatcctgaatataaaatataaaatacttaccttacaattcataacagtagcaaaattaccgctatgaagtagcaacaaaaataatttcataattgggttggaggtcaccataacatgaggaagtgtattaaaggaccacagcattagcaaggttgggaaccactgccatAGAGGGATGAGACCCAGTAGGGTAGCTCTGGCACTAAGACTGGAGGCAGGTACTTGgattgtgtcttagttagggtttctgttgtgatgaaacaccacgatcaaaaagcaagttggggaggaaagggtttgtttggcttacacttcaacattgctgttcatcactgaaggaagtcaggacaggaactcaaacagggcaggattccagaggcaggagctgatgcagaggccatggagggatgctgcttcctggctttcttccccatggcttgctcagcctgcttccttatagaactcaggaccaccagcccaggaatagcaccacccacagtgagctgggccctccccctcccacattgatcactagttgagaaaatgccctgtaactggatctcatggaggcatttccacaagaagctccttcctctctggaggctccagtctgtgtcaagttgacacacaaacccAGCCAGTACAGATTGGAAGGGTGCAGAAGTGACAGGCGCCAGAGGTGGGGAATGAAGAGGAGCTGAGCCTAAGAAGCAAAAGAGGACACAAAGCagaagaggagggtgggaggtgagaagggagaaaaagaaaggagagaggagagagagatgttgGCGGGGTGGACACACTCCCACAGAACCCACTGGGCATCTCTGTGGCTCCCTGCTTTGCAGCTACGACACCTGTGTGGCTTGGGCTACCTTTCTGAGGTAAGACATTTTAGGAGAGCCACAGGCTCTGTCTGCAGGTTGTGTATGTCATCCTGGAAGGACATTCACTCCACGGTCTCCGCTAAGGGACAATGGTCGTGCTACAGCTCAccctgtggtgacacatgccacgGTCTTATTTAATTCCTAGGTTCTGTTTACTCCCGTTATACAAATGAGAATACCCAGGCTCAAACAAACACTGATTTACCCAAGCCACACAATACAGAAAAGCCATACTTCCCGCTTTGTTCTGCCCAATTCAAGAGCCAAGCACTCCGGGAGTCTGGGCACAGGGTTGCCACTGAAAGCCCGGGTCTATCTACTCCTGGTCACCCCATCACTCGGCCAAGCCCAGGAAGACTGGAGTCAAGTGCCCTAGGAAGGGCGCCAACGACGCTGGATTTGGGCTGGAGGCTGGCTCACCAACCCCGCTGGCCCACcgcaggcctcagtttccccatttggcCAAGGCAGAGAGCGGATGGCGAGAAATCAGGGGTCCTGCTCGGCCCGCCCccgggggtggggctgggagtggTCACGTGGAGGGGCGCCGCGCCCGGGGTCTCCCGCCCACTCGGCGTCGGGAGCCGGAGCCCGGAGCCGCCAGCTAGGACGCCGCGAGGGCTGGAAAGGCGCCGCCACGCCGGGGCTGCTGAGGTCACGGTCACCGGGGCCTGAGGGCACCTGCTCGCTCCTCCGCCCGCTCCCTGAAAGCTGTGCGGGTGGCTGGACCCGCAGCGGCGACGCCgacgacagcagcagcagcagcagcagcagcagcagcagcgaggaCTGGAGCGCgggcagccacagcagcagccacGCCAGCAGCGACACCATGGATCTGTCTTTTATGGCCGCTCAGGTAACCCGGAATCTTCCCCATGCTCCCAGGGTCTCCAAGTTTGCAGGACCCCAGCCTCGCTGTCCTCCTCGGTGCGGCTCTAGCGTCCCTGGCCAGGTTCTTTGTCCCGAGCCCGGCAGTCCCACCTGGTGCACGTACCCGGGGCCCGTAGCTTGACTGTCCCGGGTGAAGTGGCCCGTGTCCCTCGCACACCGAAGATGGAGTGGAGTTGTCTCCACTGAGCACCCCACTTCTGAGCAAGACAGCTCTGAGGAGCCTGGACAGCAGGAGTCGCCCCTCCCTGCCCAACCCCCACTCGCTGTTGGCGGTGGTGCCCCCCGGGCTGGCAGAGGACAAGCTGGAAAGGAGCTGCCCTCCCCACTCTGGTTTTGCTTGGTGCTGGCACTTTGTCACTTGTTGGTGTCCTCGGGGCATCCCCCTTTCTCTCCACTGTGGGTGGGACTTTAGCCCCTACCGCTCAGGGAGGCAGCGGTAGGGCTTTGTGACAGAGATGGATGGTTTAATCCGTTTTTGCTTTGTGCCGGATTGGAGCAGGAGACCACTACCCTTCTCTCCACACAAAACAGGCTCCTCCTGGCAGACATACGGATGACCTCTTGGCGCTCTGCCTGGTCTCCGCGGCAGGAGAATGCCTCGGAGTTGTGATCTTAGGTGTGGATTCTCTTGAGCCAGAACAAAGACACACGCCCTTTTCTGGGGGTTGTGCGTAGCCCTTGAGAAGACCCGGAGCTGACCATAGTGAGGCTACGTCTGGCTGGACACAAGTCCCAGCCTACAAGTCAGACATTCCACCTTCTATGGTTGTGTTGGGAGCGCAGGGGCAGGGAAGCCAACCCTGTTGTCTCCTGGGTGTGTGCCCAGGGCCCCAATCCCTGCTGCTTGTCTTCGGGAGTGACGTTTGAAGGGACACTTTGCTTTCTCCAAACTTCACCCGTGTGGTGGAAGTCTGTTTAAAATGTAACTTCAAAAGCCAGACTGGATGTAGAGGGTTGTTCCCAAATGGGAGCATCAAATGGCACAAAGTCCCCAGGCTGGCTCTGGGTGATCAGGACCCAGAGTGGAGAATGGTTCAGTTAAGCAAATGAACCCTAACTCTAACAATTCCTACAACCTGCCCTTCTTTGCTGATGACCCACCTCGTATTTTACCCGTATGTAAATAAGGTCATGTGGAAAACAGTCACTTCCACTGAAGATGGAGGTGTGTTTAGCTGAGCTGTAACTGAAGTGAGGAGAGAAACTCACATCCTCTCGGCATCCCACAGAAGCTGGTGTTTCCATGGTTACAAGATAAATTGATCGTTACTAACTAACCTTTGGGGCTGGCTAGAGCATCCACGGTTGCTATGGTGACTCGACAGTACCAACAGGGCTTTTCTGCACCTGTGGGCAGAGCCTGAGGGAGTCagtttgttgtggtggtggtgtgtcagtggggttttgttggttttgttttataattcacATTTCTCTTGGTCAGTTTGTTTGTGCCAACAGATGGCATTGATTACATGCTCAGCACCCTGCTAGCTGAAGGGAACAGAAATGTGAATAGGCACACCAATGGAAGACACGCTAAGGTTTGTTGAGGACCTACTGTGTGTGAACGCTTGCAAGTCCTATTAGCCTGGAGTTCTATAGGTCAGCATGCCAGATGTCAGGAATAATTTACCTAAGGGCATGCAGTTCATGTGGGAGGGAGCTGGTTTTTTTGAACCTAGACTCCTAGACCCCTAGGCTCTGCAGAGATTCTGGGTTTTCCCCCCCATGTGACTTCACCCTAGGGACACATTCCAAGATGGCTTATCTGTCCCCTCCCTCTGGAGGTGCTGGCACTATGGTGTCTCCTGCACAGCATGGCCTTGGTTGTGCTCAGTATTGCTTCCTACCATAGATCTGTCTCACTGTCTCCATAGGATGAGAAtcgctactttaaaaaaaaaaaaatctgaaggacCTAGCAGTGTGTGGGGAGTGAGCACTCAGCCTCTGTACACCTCTGTATGTATCtatctgtgcgtgtgtgtgtgtgtgtgtgtgtgtgtgtgtgtgtgtgtgtgtgtgcatgcgcatgtgtgcgtgcagtccctgcttcctgtctccagTTTTGTCTGGCAGTGAGCACCTGCAGAGATATGATGGCACTCCATTTACTTCTTCAGCACCCTTGTCATGGACCCTGTTAAGCACTAGGACAGGAGAGCTGAGAGACAGAGTTGGATGGGACCTAGATCCTTTCTCTGGGTGCTTACAGGTCAGACCAGGACCCAGCAAGAGATCAAGTACTAGTCCCAGCATGGAACTAGCACACAGTAGTTCTTCAACAAGATTGGATGAGGGTGAGATGAGATGTGTACTCATGAAAAGACACTCAGATGAACAGAGAGCGAATGCAAGATGTACACCATCACCAGGACTTGGAGAAGGAGGCAGTGGACATGTTAGGATGACGGGCAGATGGTCCCGAACAAGCCTGGGAATGAGCCTTCTCGAGAAAGCAGTGTGGAGGTAGTGGGGCCTGTGACATATTCAGAGCCCTTCAGAGAGCTAGAGGTCAGGAGACACAGTGGGTTTGAGAGCAAGAGGTCAGAACCAGGGTACAGAAGGTGTTGACTGGCAGATGAGAAGTCGGAGCTGAATCAGAGCACTGGGAGCCATTGTGTTCTTCAGCACAGAAATGGCATATATGCCTGGGGAAAGAAACCCTCTTCCCCCTGGGGAATGGAAGCTGGAGGAATGGGCGGAGTCAGGAGTGTATTCACTGATGAAGGGAATGAGACCAGATCCTACTCCAGATCTGGGCTTCCTGCCTTCAAGTGTAGCCAATACTCAACAGGATTCCTTTCAGTATCTTAACATGATTCAGAGCATGTAAGCCTTTGGAAGAGTTTGGGACTGCAAAAAATAAGTGTGGAGATGACACTCCATCAGCTGTGCAGCGTGGACATGTTACCCTGATGTAGGGGTGTGCCCTTCATGCTCCATAGGAGGCCGAGAGAGAATATAGGAGAGGCTCAGCCTCAAAGGTTTAAGATAGAGCCCCTGGACCGCAGCCTGGGTCACCTGACCACCTTGGGAATATCCCACACAGTCCCTTACAATCCCTGGATCCTGGAAGCTTTGGAGATTGTGAACGTGTGGGA
Above is a genomic segment from Peromyscus leucopus breed LL Stock chromosome 14, UCI_PerLeu_2.1, whole genome shotgun sequence containing:
- the C14H14orf132 gene encoding uncharacterized protein C14orf132 homolog, whose amino-acid sequence is MARNQGSCSARPRGWGWEWSRGGAPRPGSPAHSASGAGARSRQLGRREGWKGAATPGLLRSRSPGPEGTCSLLRPLPESCAGGWTRSGDADDSSSSSSSSSSSEDWSAGSHSSSHASSDTMDLSFMAAQLPMMGGAFMDSPNEDFSTEYSLFSSPANIHATSNGHGQPEESPRSSNDAVLLWIAIIATLGNIVVVGVVYAFTF